One Phocaeicola dorei genomic region harbors:
- a CDS encoding isochorismate synthase, producing MNLPDIHTQKLLDCLTHSHLGFALYRLPWTDECYLVLQTSGDVEQLADIQELNEKKGFVVAPFRISEEHPLVLIRPDVTAYDWNEISEALSSLECVDTLLTCKSRQNELSPFVSEETDKEQYTRAFGRFITPLQEKQFQKLVLSRSSARHIGDDFSPLGAFVRACNNYPRMMIYLCHTPASGTWLGSTPEILLSGQGKEWHTVALAGTMPMQDEVMPTNWDKKNQEEQGYVADYIRRIAKKFGNKMTEKGPYTARAGQLVHLKTDFYFLLKNTDHIGDLLQELHPTPAVCGLPKEEAFRFILNNEGYDRSYYSGFTGWLDTEGHTDIYVNLRCMEIKPGEAILYAGGGILASSEVESEWVETGDKMNTMRSILHPDFISKQMETIKVEE from the coding sequence ATGAATCTACCAGATATACATACGCAAAAATTATTGGATTGCCTGACACATAGCCACCTCGGTTTCGCCCTCTACCGGTTACCTTGGACAGACGAATGCTACCTGGTATTGCAAACCTCGGGCGATGTGGAACAATTAGCGGACATTCAAGAACTGAATGAAAAAAAGGGATTTGTCGTGGCTCCTTTCCGGATATCGGAGGAACATCCCTTGGTACTTATCCGTCCGGATGTCACGGCATACGACTGGAACGAAATCAGCGAAGCACTGTCTTCACTGGAATGTGTGGATACCCTGCTCACCTGCAAAAGCCGGCAGAATGAACTCTCTCCTTTTGTTTCCGAAGAAACGGATAAAGAACAATATACCCGCGCATTCGGGCGTTTCATCACTCCCTTACAAGAGAAGCAGTTTCAAAAATTGGTTCTGTCACGTTCTTCCGCCAGACATATCGGAGATGATTTTTCACCACTTGGCGCTTTTGTCCGGGCCTGTAACAATTATCCGCGCATGATGATTTACCTATGCCACACCCCCGCTTCCGGAACCTGGCTGGGCAGCACACCGGAAATCTTATTAAGCGGACAAGGCAAAGAATGGCACACCGTGGCCCTGGCTGGTACAATGCCGATGCAGGACGAAGTGATGCCGACAAACTGGGACAAGAAGAACCAAGAAGAACAGGGCTATGTGGCTGATTATATCCGCCGGATCGCCAAAAAATTCGGCAACAAGATGACGGAGAAAGGTCCCTATACCGCCCGTGCCGGACAATTGGTACACCTCAAGACTGATTTTTATTTCTTGTTGAAAAATACAGACCATATAGGCGATTTATTGCAAGAACTCCATCCCACTCCCGCCGTCTGCGGCCTGCCCAAAGAGGAGGCTTTCCGGTTTATTCTGAACAACGAAGGGTACGACCGCAGTTATTATTCCGGATTCACCGGATGGCTGGACACAGAGGGACATACCGATATCTACGTCAATCTGCGCTGCATGGAAATAAAGCCGGGTGAAGCCATCCTGTATGCAGGAGGAGGAATACTGGCTTCCTCGGAAGTAGAATCGGAATGGGTGGAAACGGG